In Sphingobacterium sp. PCS056, the following proteins share a genomic window:
- a CDS encoding serine hydrolase domain-containing protein, with translation MKKIYLIISIILLMLETAVGQTADLVMSDGIVSPVHSVNIGKIAFTGKGKNIQNIKPSDFLTEVELQDKKDLNIQVFLGNSLTNYLHILAPELSAQELTKNGNYQFTFFVDDHVTYVENLHVGAGNLDSKNQKTTFRVPLISTTNEDSWGRFLWNRFLMHGGEEAFTSGKHLLKIEIRPYVKLDSVLIGNKIAEGELNIRVPKIKINEKLVKIQAIKHLQDWQISTNSIDTAQIEELNKKIITQVYKDITSIIVIKNGELLIEEYFNGANRHSLHDMRSVGKSFASTMMGVAIQEGYLKSEMQLLNEFYNLKSFKNYVQEKEQISLKDLLTMSSSFDGNDMDAESPGNEENMYPTENWVNFALDLPIDQHKAKTKKWDYFTAGVVILGDVINQSVPNGLEKYADSHLFQPLGITHYKWQLTPQKVANTAGGIQLRSLDFAKYGQLYKNQGIWKGKQVIAQEWIDKSLSRQIAISENEYYGYLFWNKRYRVDDKNYEVYYSSGNGGNKVFIFKDQPLVIVISSTAYNKPYGHTQVDKMMQDYLIPAIYKR, from the coding sequence ATGAAAAAAATATACCTCATAATTTCGATCATACTCCTTATGTTGGAGACAGCTGTTGGTCAAACTGCCGACTTGGTCATGAGCGATGGCATTGTATCTCCAGTCCATAGCGTGAATATTGGTAAAATTGCTTTTACAGGTAAAGGAAAAAACATTCAAAATATCAAACCGTCTGATTTCCTAACTGAGGTTGAATTGCAAGATAAAAAGGATCTGAATATTCAAGTTTTCTTAGGAAATTCACTAACCAATTACCTGCATATACTGGCTCCTGAACTATCTGCTCAGGAGTTAACAAAAAATGGAAATTATCAATTTACCTTCTTTGTCGATGATCACGTGACCTATGTGGAAAATCTTCATGTTGGAGCTGGAAACTTAGACAGTAAAAATCAAAAAACAACTTTTAGAGTTCCTTTGATAAGCACTACTAACGAAGATTCGTGGGGAAGATTTCTTTGGAATAGATTTTTAATGCATGGTGGAGAAGAGGCTTTTACAAGTGGTAAACATCTGCTCAAAATTGAAATTAGACCCTACGTAAAGCTAGACTCGGTTTTGATCGGGAATAAAATTGCGGAAGGAGAGTTGAATATTAGAGTCCCAAAAATAAAAATCAATGAAAAACTAGTTAAAATTCAAGCTATAAAACATTTGCAGGACTGGCAAATTTCTACCAATTCAATTGATACTGCTCAAATTGAAGAACTCAATAAAAAAATAATTACGCAGGTATATAAGGATATAACAAGTATAATCGTAATAAAAAATGGTGAGCTTTTAATCGAAGAATATTTCAATGGTGCGAATAGACACAGTCTTCATGATATGCGTTCAGTGGGCAAATCATTTGCTTCGACCATGATGGGGGTTGCTATTCAGGAGGGATACCTAAAAAGTGAAATGCAGCTACTGAATGAATTTTACAATTTGAAATCATTTAAAAATTATGTGCAGGAAAAAGAGCAAATCTCACTAAAAGATCTATTGACAATGAGTTCTTCATTTGACGGAAATGATATGGATGCGGAGTCTCCCGGGAACGAAGAAAATATGTATCCGACGGAAAACTGGGTTAACTTTGCTTTAGATCTACCTATAGACCAACATAAAGCTAAAACTAAAAAATGGGATTATTTTACTGCAGGCGTTGTCATTCTTGGCGATGTCATTAATCAATCTGTTCCAAATGGTTTAGAAAAATATGCCGATAGCCACTTATTTCAACCTTTAGGAATCACCCATTATAAATGGCAACTCACTCCTCAAAAAGTAGCGAATACTGCTGGTGGTATACAATTACGCTCACTGGATTTTGCTAAGTATGGACAGTTGTATAAAAATCAAGGTATCTGGAAGGGAAAACAAGTTATTGCACAAGAATGGATAGATAAAAGTCTTTCTAGACAAATTGCCATATCTGAAAATGAATATTATGGTTATTTATTTTGGAACAAAAGATATCGTGTCGATGATAAGAATTATGAGGTATACTACTCTAGCGGTAATGGGGGAAATAAAGTCTTCATTTTCAAAGATCAGCCCCTCGTCATTGTGATCAGCTCAACAGCTTATAATAAACCATACGGACACACGCAAGTGGATAAAATGATGCAAGATTATTTAATCCCCGCCATCTATAAAAGATAA
- a CDS encoding helix-turn-helix domain-containing protein, whose protein sequence is MKQLQTGEFYGQTNQTIHLEGITLTDTEYNLDRVDWHYHENPYFTFILQGNVIEGNKKEIYNCAAGSLLFHNWQDPHYNIKPKGFTRGFHIELQNHWFDQLDFNIDNLQGSIKIIDIDIKFLIYNIFKETKLGDTTTSLAIETLVLKTLVKMFDKSYIDADKNPLWVHKIKEILFYECTDRLTLNYLAQTLGMHPVHLSRDFSKYFHCNLGEYLRKLKVEKAYALLAENNLSLTEIAYGCGFSDQSHFNRCFKSISGISPNNFRKMIANKFPSC, encoded by the coding sequence ATGAAACAATTACAGACGGGTGAGTTTTATGGACAGACTAATCAGACCATTCATTTGGAGGGAATAACCTTGACCGATACCGAATATAATCTTGACCGGGTGGATTGGCATTACCACGAAAATCCTTACTTCACTTTTATTTTACAGGGAAATGTTATCGAAGGGAATAAAAAGGAAATCTATAATTGTGCTGCAGGTAGTCTTCTGTTTCATAACTGGCAAGATCCTCACTACAATATAAAACCAAAGGGTTTTACCAGAGGTTTCCATATTGAGCTTCAAAATCATTGGTTCGATCAATTGGATTTTAATATAGATAATTTGCAAGGCAGTATAAAAATCATAGATATTGATATTAAATTTTTAATATACAATATATTTAAAGAGACAAAGTTGGGAGACACCACCACCTCACTGGCGATCGAAACGTTGGTCTTAAAAACACTTGTAAAGATGTTTGATAAATCATATATTGATGCGGATAAAAATCCACTTTGGGTTCATAAGATTAAAGAGATCCTATTCTATGAATGTACAGATCGTCTAACCCTTAACTATCTGGCGCAAACATTGGGTATGCATCCGGTGCATCTTTCAAGAGATTTTTCAAAATATTTTCATTGTAATTTAGGTGAATATCTACGGAAGCTGAAGGTTGAAAAAGCGTATGCACTATTAGCTGAAAACAATCTTTCATTGACTGAAATCGCATATGGTTGTGGTTTTTCAGATCAAAGTCATTTCAATAGATGCTTTAAATCGATCAGTGGAATCAGTCCCAACAATTTTAGAAAAATGATTGCCAATAAATTTCCTTCATGTTAA
- a CDS encoding glycosyltransferase, translating into MKKIVIISTCPPQQCGLATFTKDLKKGMELDPNVTIDVIAVSKIGQDQFDHSVRFVIDKDRLDSYIQASYIINEEYDYCILQHEYGIFGGVDGIFINNLVNKLNIPLLTIFHTILASTSLQKKEIMETLITKSHAVVSLSPKGCEILKELFPNCDQYKFKMIPHGVPQFDYNQQAAKEKLGMHANFVMMTFGLIGRGKGLEYAIKSLSGLDLPDFKYLIVGKTHPNVLAREGESYRYELQDLVEQLQLQEKVIFVDEFLSDEQLKDYLTACDIYLSPYQHEEQISSGTLSFAIGAGAAVIATPYWHAQDLLRDDRGILTPFNDIDAMRENISQLYHSQRLLAWHRFKARNFGEQTTWALISKIYLELLYNFTSPVRSLEYYENYISFDIRREA; encoded by the coding sequence ATGAAAAAAATTGTAATCATAAGTACCTGCCCGCCTCAACAATGTGGATTAGCAACTTTTACAAAGGACCTGAAGAAAGGGATGGAATTGGATCCTAATGTGACCATCGATGTGATTGCCGTATCTAAAATTGGTCAAGACCAATTTGATCATTCGGTACGGTTTGTTATTGATAAGGATCGATTGGACAGTTATATTCAAGCTTCTTATATTATCAATGAAGAATATGACTATTGCATCTTGCAACATGAATATGGCATTTTTGGGGGTGTTGATGGTATTTTCATCAACAACTTGGTCAACAAGTTAAATATTCCTTTGTTGACTATTTTCCACACCATATTAGCATCTACGTCTTTACAAAAAAAGGAAATCATGGAGACGCTTATTACAAAATCTCATGCTGTGGTGAGTCTATCGCCAAAAGGATGTGAGATCTTGAAGGAGCTATTTCCAAATTGTGACCAGTATAAATTCAAGATGATACCGCACGGGGTGCCGCAATTTGATTACAACCAACAGGCAGCAAAAGAAAAGTTAGGTATGCACGCCAATTTTGTGATGATGACTTTTGGTCTGATAGGAAGAGGAAAAGGCTTAGAATATGCGATCAAATCTTTGTCTGGACTGGATTTGCCCGATTTTAAATATTTGATCGTTGGAAAAACACATCCCAACGTACTGGCACGTGAAGGTGAATCTTATCGTTATGAGTTACAGGACTTGGTTGAACAATTGCAATTGCAGGAAAAAGTTATTTTCGTGGATGAATTCTTGTCTGATGAGCAACTGAAAGATTATTTAACGGCATGTGATATCTACCTATCTCCTTATCAACATGAAGAACAGATCAGTAGTGGAACACTTTCGTTTGCAATAGGCGCTGGAGCGGCTGTTATTGCTACTCCATATTGGCACGCTCAAGATCTACTGAGAGATGACCGTGGTATCCTCACTCCTTTTAACGACATCGATGCTATGCGTGAAAACATCAGCCAATTGTATCACTCACAACGACTACTGGCTTGGCACCGATTTAAGGCACGCAATTTTGGAGAACAAACTACTTGGGCCTTAATATCCAAAATATACTTAGAACTTTTGTACAACTTCACCAGTCCAGTGAGATCGCTCGAATATTACGAAAATTACATTTCTTTTGATATCAGAAGAGAAGCATAA